A part of Jaculus jaculus isolate mJacJac1 chromosome 17, mJacJac1.mat.Y.cur, whole genome shotgun sequence genomic DNA contains:
- the Nck1 gene encoding cytoplasmic protein NCK1 isoform X1 — MAEEVVVVAKFDYVAQQEQELDIKKNERLWLLDDSKSWWRVRNSMNKTGFVPSNYVERKNSARKASIVKNLKDTLGIGKVKRKPSVPDTASPADDSFVDPGERLYDLNMPAYVKFNYMAEREDELSLIKGTKVIVMEKCSDGWWRGSYNGQIGWFPSNYVTEEGDSPLGDHVGSLSEKLAAVVNNLNTGQVLHVVQALYPFSSSNDEELNFEKGDVMDVIEKPENDPEWWKCRKINGMVGLVPKNYVTIMQNNPLTSGLEPSPPQCDYIRPSLTGKFAGNPWYYGKVTRHQAEMALNERGHEGDFLIRDSESSPNDFSVSLKAQGKNKHFKVQLKDTVYCIGQRKFSTMEELVEHYKKAPIFTSEQGEKLYLVKHLS; from the exons ATGGCAGAAGAAGTGGTGGTTGTAGCCAAATTTGACTATGTGGCCCAACAAGAACAAGAGCTGGATATCAAGAAGAATGAGAGGTTATGGCTTCtggatgattctaaatcctggtGGCGAGTTCGAAATTCCATGAATAAAACGGGTTTTGTCCCTTCTAACTATGTGGAAAGGAAAAATAGTGCTCGGAAAGCATCTATTGTGAAAAACCTAAAGGATACTTTAg gCATTGGAAAAGTGAAGAGAAAACCTAGTGTTCCAGATACTGCATCTCCTGCCGATGATAGCTTTGTTGACCCAGGGGAACGTCTCTATGACCTCAACATGCCTGCTTATGTGAAATTTAACTACATGGCTGAGAGAGAAGATGAATTATCACTGATAAAAGGGACCAAGGTGATCGTCATGGAGAAATGCAGTGATGGGTGGTGGCGTGGTAGCTACAACGGACAAATTGGATGGTTTCCTTCAAACTATGTAACTGAAGAAGGTGACAGTCCTTTGGGTGATCATGTGGGTTCTCTGTCAGAGAAATTAGCAGCAGTTGTCAACAACCTAAATACAGGGCAAGTATTGCATGTGGTACAGGCTCTTTACCCATTCAGCTCATCAAATGACGAAGAACTCAATTTTGAGAAAGGTGATGTAATGGATGTTATTGAGAAGCCAGAAAATGACCCAGAGTGGTGGAAATGCAGGAAAATCAATGGCATGGTTGGTCTAGTGCCAAAAAACTATGTTACCATTATGCAGAATAATCCATTAACCTCAGGTTTGGAACCATCACCTCCACAATGTGATTACATTAGGCCTTCACTCACTGGAAAGTTTGCTGGCAATCCTTGGTATTATGGCAAAGTCACCAGGCATCAAGCAGAAATGGCATTAAATGAAAGAGGGCATGAAGGGGATTTCCTCATCCGTGATAGTGAATCTTCG ccAAATGATTTCTCAGTATCACTAAAAGCACAGGGGAAAAACAAGCATTTTAAAGTCCAACTAAAAGATACTGTCTACTGCATTGGGCAGCGAAAATTCAGCACCATGGAAGAACTTGTAGAACATTACAAAAAGGCACCTATTTTTACAAGTGAACAAGGAGAAAAATTGTATCTCGTCAAGCATTTATCATGA
- the Nck1 gene encoding cytoplasmic protein NCK1 isoform X2, whose protein sequence is MDWLNIFKDFFSIGKVKRKPSVPDTASPADDSFVDPGERLYDLNMPAYVKFNYMAEREDELSLIKGTKVIVMEKCSDGWWRGSYNGQIGWFPSNYVTEEGDSPLGDHVGSLSEKLAAVVNNLNTGQVLHVVQALYPFSSSNDEELNFEKGDVMDVIEKPENDPEWWKCRKINGMVGLVPKNYVTIMQNNPLTSGLEPSPPQCDYIRPSLTGKFAGNPWYYGKVTRHQAEMALNERGHEGDFLIRDSESSPNDFSVSLKAQGKNKHFKVQLKDTVYCIGQRKFSTMEELVEHYKKAPIFTSEQGEKLYLVKHLS, encoded by the exons ATGGATTGGTTAAACATCTTTAAAGATTTTTTCA gCATTGGAAAAGTGAAGAGAAAACCTAGTGTTCCAGATACTGCATCTCCTGCCGATGATAGCTTTGTTGACCCAGGGGAACGTCTCTATGACCTCAACATGCCTGCTTATGTGAAATTTAACTACATGGCTGAGAGAGAAGATGAATTATCACTGATAAAAGGGACCAAGGTGATCGTCATGGAGAAATGCAGTGATGGGTGGTGGCGTGGTAGCTACAACGGACAAATTGGATGGTTTCCTTCAAACTATGTAACTGAAGAAGGTGACAGTCCTTTGGGTGATCATGTGGGTTCTCTGTCAGAGAAATTAGCAGCAGTTGTCAACAACCTAAATACAGGGCAAGTATTGCATGTGGTACAGGCTCTTTACCCATTCAGCTCATCAAATGACGAAGAACTCAATTTTGAGAAAGGTGATGTAATGGATGTTATTGAGAAGCCAGAAAATGACCCAGAGTGGTGGAAATGCAGGAAAATCAATGGCATGGTTGGTCTAGTGCCAAAAAACTATGTTACCATTATGCAGAATAATCCATTAACCTCAGGTTTGGAACCATCACCTCCACAATGTGATTACATTAGGCCTTCACTCACTGGAAAGTTTGCTGGCAATCCTTGGTATTATGGCAAAGTCACCAGGCATCAAGCAGAAATGGCATTAAATGAAAGAGGGCATGAAGGGGATTTCCTCATCCGTGATAGTGAATCTTCG ccAAATGATTTCTCAGTATCACTAAAAGCACAGGGGAAAAACAAGCATTTTAAAGTCCAACTAAAAGATACTGTCTACTGCATTGGGCAGCGAAAATTCAGCACCATGGAAGAACTTGTAGAACATTACAAAAAGGCACCTATTTTTACAAGTGAACAAGGAGAAAAATTGTATCTCGTCAAGCATTTATCATGA